One genomic region from Streptomyces sp. NBC_00457 encodes:
- a CDS encoding winged helix-turn-helix domain-containing protein, protein MITPKFDELIHAPTRLSLVSLLAATEWADFQFLRDSAGLSDSALSKQLTTLEGAGYIEIRKGFVGKRPRTSARLTSVGRAAFDQHVAALQEIVAKAGASVLPST, encoded by the coding sequence GTGATCACGCCCAAGTTCGACGAGCTGATCCACGCACCCACCCGGCTCTCGCTCGTCTCCCTGCTCGCGGCCACCGAGTGGGCGGACTTCCAGTTCCTGCGCGACAGCGCCGGCCTGTCGGACTCCGCCCTGTCGAAACAGCTCACGACGCTTGAGGGCGCCGGCTACATCGAGATCCGTAAGGGTTTCGTCGGAAAGCGGCCGCGCACGTCGGCGAGGCTCACCAGCGTCGGCCGGGCGGCCTTCGACCAGCACGTCGCGGCTCTGCAGGAGATCGTCGCCAAGGCGGGCGCGTCAGTGCTCCCCTCGACCTGA